The Octopus bimaculoides isolate UCB-OBI-ISO-001 chromosome 1, ASM119413v2, whole genome shotgun sequence genome contains the following window.
ttttaataagattttatgtttttattcttatttattctacAGCAACATggttttatgtgcttttaatggttttctagtgattttacaaGTCCAATATTGGTGGCTGACAGACAtaaagtcgagtaaaatgacttaacttaATTTCTATTTTTCCCTATATCATTTTTGAAAGCCAATGTATAATCAAGAAAGACTTAAATCGAAACGATTTAAGCcaaggtatgcctgtatatatattgggtcgttctataaataatgcggtttttttcaattgcatgagttaaaagtcagaggggaacaggataaactacctgcatcaacttgctataaaagcaggtagtaattttatcttgtccttattcttagtgcaagttttgaagagtgcagttcgattttaacagttattttttcaaagctataatggaagtgacaaaggagcatattcggcatattttgcttttataagttcaataaaggcaacaatgcaacagaaagtgcaaggaatgttaatgcagtatatgaggatcggacaataagcgtaagccagtgtcaacagtggttccagaaattccgaaccagAAACTACAGCGTAGAAGACGAGTCTTGTccaggaagatctgtagagctcggcgaggacgtcctgcaaaccctggtggaacaaaatattatcataactgttgaggaactagtagagaagcttggatttggtcattcaaNNNNNNNNNNcctggtggaacaaaatattatcataactgttgaggaactagtagagaagcttggatttggtcattcaaccattcatcgacacctgcatgcaattggaaaagttagcaaattgggtcaatgggttcctcacaaactttcagagtctaatcacatgcagagagtgaatgtgtgctcttctttgctgtcacatctcaaaCGAACCTTCTTtggactggtgatgagaaatgggttctctataaaaatgttaagcGCTGTAGACAGTgggtaggaaaaggagaaacaccagcaacCTAGGTCTTCagccacgtaaggtgttgttatctgtttggtgggatatgaaaggtttagtccactttgaacttttaaacccaaatcaaATGATAACACAGGAGATCTACTgtaagcagcttgagtggcttaagtcaacactagaagaaaaacaactatctttggtttcaagatgaaaggtgctctcccatcaggataatgcttggccacatacaNNNNNNNNNNNNNNNNNNNNNNNNNNNNNNNNNNNNNNNNNNNNNNNNNNNNNNNNNNNNNNNNNNNNNNNNNNNNNNNNNNNNNNNNNNNNNNNNNNNNNNNNNNNNNNNNNNNNNNNNNNNNNNNNNNNNNNNNNNNNNNNNNNNNNNNNNNNNNNNNNNNNNNNNNNNNNNNNNNNNNNNNNNNNNNNNNNNNNNNNNNNNNNNNNNNNNNNNNNNNNNNNNNNNNNNNNNNNNNNNNNNNNNNNNNNNNNNNNNNNNNNNNNNNNNNNNNNNNNNNNNNNNNNNNNNNNNNNNNNNNNNNNNNNNNNNNNNNNNNNNNNNNNNNNNNatatatatatatagatagatagatatagatagatacacacatacacatacatatttatacacaaacacattaatacacacacacacacacatacatattaatgcatataGAAACATAAGTATTTAAGATATAATGAAGGAAATGCCACATGTGGTCTACATACACTGAAGGTGCATGATCTTCAATATTGCTCTTTACACCACTATGACTTGGATGTTGATAATCTGCAATGCACTGGCACACCTGTCGGATAACAcgaactgaaaaacaaaacaggaagtaATCATCTAGAAACATTTCACTCTCTTTAATGATTTGTAGGGACacagtatttcattatgcaaccataatatactaaaaagtatattaacattttttataAGCCAATATCATgtactactgtgttagcagtgctattacttcatttgttcaagttatctctacagattctctatagaaattatagctgGCACCGATTTTGTAACAAAGTTTCATATCCGAGACAcctgatgtaaacaacaatatGCTCCTTCCTCAGCACCCATCAACTCATTCATTATCCATGAACTCATTTGCTTAAACAGCCACTAAATATAGCAGTGTAATGTTATTGGagataccaattttacatattaaacacattcctggaagctggtagGTAAATGTTAATGAATTCTAGGCacatggtatttcgttatgcaaccatactttatactttgtagtatatcatggttgcataacaaaataccatgTGCCTAGAATTCATTAACAGTtacaaattcaacgactggcacccatgccaatgtcatctccttcattggacacatagctcagcttgcgaagacctgttggggcaagcgaaagcgaaattgtgatggcacctgtgcccagtgtcgccttcctggcacttgtgccggtggcatgtgtaaagacattcgagcgagattgttgccagtgccgctggactggctcctgtgtgggtggcacgtaaaatacaccattttgagcatggccattgccagtaccgcctgactggcctttgtgccggtggcacgtaaaagcacccactacactctctgagtggttggcattaggaagggcatccagctgtagaaactctgccaaatcagattggagcttagtatagccatctggttcaccagtcctcagtcaaatcgtccaacccatgcaagcatggaaagcggacgttaaacgatgatgatgatgattacctaCCAGCTTCcaagaatgtgtttaatatgtaaaattggtaaaTTCAATACCATTACACCACTTTACTTAGTGGCTGTTTAAGCAAATGAGTTCATGGATAatgaatgggttggatgggtgctgataaacaagcaaaaattccTGAAACATGTCAAATatgcccattacccatttttcatcattgatctcattgtttgtttacatcaggTGTCTCAGATCCGAAACTTTGtaacatgggagccagtcagcgggcactggccacagctatgatattggttttacttgactcaacaggtcttctcaagcatatcatatcgcccgacACATCAGGAGTACCCTTAACTAGACCAGATATGCGTGGCTGCGATttcactttagttgccgggtcttctcaatcacagcatatctccaaaggcctctgtgaggcccaatgttcgaaggtcatgcttcaccacctcatcccatgtctttcagggtctacctcttccacaggttccttctactgttagggagtggcacttcctcatgcaactgtcctcatccatatgtaacacatgaccagaccaatgcagttgtctctcttgcacaccacatttgatgctttttatgtccaacagttctctcaagacacttacactgtcgtgtatgcacactgacattacccatccagtggatcatactagcttcatttctttcaagcctacgcgtGTCCTCAGCactcatggcccatgtttcattgtcgtgtagcatggcagttcacaaacatgcatcatacagtctacctttcattcttGTTTGATGACTGCTAATAAGTGATATTCAATAACTAATTCAACAGCTTGGTCTTCAATTTTGCGATGGCACAACATACACTATTTCAAAATTCATAAACTTAAAACCTGCTTTGCAATTACTTACCTAAGCATTCCATTTTCATTAAGGGTGTTGTCAAATCTTTCACTGATCTCAACTCTTCAACTGCAGACTGATAAGGAAACTGACCAGAAGTGGAAGACTGTTCAAGACAAAGATTTGGTGCCACATCAACATCTTGTGGCATTACATTCTGATAGTCAGTCATTACCTGAGCTGCTTTATATTCTTCATCTCTATGAACAATTCTGAAATACAATGTATATTGTcagtattaattttcaaattaaaccTAATGTTTAACTTCTAGATAAAAAGGTTAATTACTGAAAAAGTGAATACAGACACAGTAATgtgaaaataagattatttttctcACTAAACAGTGAAAAGATGAGAAAACATTAAgaactttaatttttttcttaatagttTTACATTTATCTTCACATTTTTTCTTCTGCTACCTAAACAAGTACAATGGGAGAGTTGTGTCTGTCTTTTTGCATTagatttcatataatttatatcttGGTGGCCCATATGTAATTGTTTTAAAACTAGATATCGTAATTTTTGAGAAATAACAACTCTCTCACCAAACATGAGACAATCATTCATGGATGATAAAGCACGGGAAAAACTGTTTCTGATCTTCTGAATGGACTTTTCTAGGCCAGCTTGTTCATTGATATCTACAAACTAACTGCAAGGTAGAATTATTTAGCAGCTCTCAATTTTGGCCTACGCTCCTATCCTGGACGCTCGATAATTGACCAGCTCTGATtttgctggagttctgtgaagaATACCTTCACAAAGTATTATTAACTCCAACATTGCTGTTTCTATACCTGACCTGACCACTgaataaaagattgttttatatTCAGATGCTTCCTTGTTCTGCTAATTTTCCTCAAACATTGATGTAAAGAAATTGTGTAGCACCCACTCAGTGcaaaatacacaaatgaaaatttcCTACACTCTTATATATGCAAAAATGAGTTACAAATTCTTTCTACACTAGAAAAATCTAGTGGGATATATTTTATTAGTCTAGTACTTGAAGCCAAATTACAAATACAGTGTAGACACAAAGGGATAGGTACAAGCAATAGGATCACTGTATAATGAATAGTTGCTTTAATTATTACAGGTCTACAGAAAGTAACCCACTTCAAAGTATCCTTCCTTGATCACCCTCTCAATGAGTCATATACACGAATACTAGGAGTCACctatcttttgttgttttttttacaccttttttATGTTGTTCATATGATATtctaacactttagcatttaatccagccatatccatcccaaatattctacccatttcaTGTTTAAACTGGCTAGATGTGgcttcttacacctaccctacaatgccattctaaaaataaacaatcacatcattgaaatcttgaagctggaagataatgcatgattaattcaaaacaatgtgaagaaataagcaattaatttggcagaataatctgaatgctaaaggttaatgaagtttagatgtatgtattttatgagaGGTGTACATTGAATACTATGTTCTACATGTAAGAAGAGTTTGAATGCATATCTTCTAACTCCCGATtaatataaatggaaaacaaataaacTGCAAAAATCATAAACTTAGTGAATAAATTGGAAACATCTTACCTGAAGAGTAGCAATAAATGAGGCCAAATTGGTTTGAAAAACATCTCTTCAATACAAGCATAAATTTGGTCTCGGCCTTCACCAGAATCTAGTTCTTCATAACAGACAATAAACATCTTCATTATCTTTTCATTGTAAAGTAATATATCTTTACTGATGTTATGTAAATGCCTTTGATATGCTTCATCGGTTAGTTTCAAGATATAGACAGATTCATCTATTACTTCACTGCTTGAGTAAGACTTCAATAAACTACTTTCATCAAATGAACTTGAACCCATATCATCAGATTCCTCATCTTTTGATGTTTCTGTAAACTGTGCCGGATTTACAGCTTTTAGTTTCACTTTGTTCAGCATCTTCTGTTCTTGAATTAGATTTTCTTGCATTTCATCGGATACTTCAAGAGCAGTAAGAAGTTGTTCTTTATTTGAAATGATTATATCTTCCAGCGTATCATCCTCCATATCCTTCATATAAGTTGAATCTGTTATATTGTCTTCTACTTTCTTATCTTCTGAAAATGGTTCATTGGACTGCTTTCCAGCTTCTTGCTCATTTCTATCACATGCTGTTCTATTTTCCTGAACTCCAGAGTCATCGTTACTGGAAGTATCCTCCAATGATGGTGTTTGCTTTGTAAAGGCAAGTTCACCAGTAGATTTTGAACTATCACCTTCCAGTTGTAAACCAGATGTGTTTTTATGGACATTCAATGGAACCTTTATTTGGCTCACTTCAAATGATCGTGACTGAGTGAGTCGTAAGAGATTTCGTAAAACCTTTTGTTGATACTTGTTCAGCAGCGCTGTCAGAGGGTGATCCACACATCTGTAGTTTATAAGAAGGGAATTAATAGAGATAATCAGGTAAAAAAAGGTTAATCTTGGAAATGAAGAAAACCATGTAATTAGAATTGGTGATGCAACAATGTCAATCTACGGAGACAAATATTCTAGCAAGTTGTTTTGCAGGGTCTTGAAGAGTGAAGATATCCACCATGAAATACCGAGAAAGAGAcccatcatacatatgtatgtgagtgcacgtgtgtgtgtgtgcgtgtgtgtgtgtgcatgtgtgtgtgtgtgtgtgtgtgtctctctctctctctctctctctctttctctttctctctctccttgccttgacatcactgAAGGTTTTCTCTGAGTAATTGCCCTCTTTATGCTCAACACTGTAGAAAGCACTGGGGGACTGAACCACTGACACATGCCAAACTTAGCCCTTTTATTCACCTTTCATATATAGAGATAATCAGGTAAAAAAGGTTAATCTTGGAAATGAAGAAAACCATGTAATTAGAATTAGTGATGCAACAATGTCACTAATTCTAAGAGCAGgactttttaatttatattccacCCTACTGTCAGTGATATTAGAAGACAATGATGAGTTTTATTTAGTCAGTGGTGGGTGAGAAATTAATTGCATCTTTCACACTGTCACCAGCCATCAGAATTAGGAAAACTGTTTGAGCATCTTTGGAACTTCACAATGAATTTGATTGTCAGCTGGATCTGTCCCATGTAGATTAATATCTACAGTTCCCCCCAGCtttataacaacaaaatacataaCATATCCTGATAAAAAATATGCAccatagtaaaataaatttgagtagatttgatagtaaaaactgaaagaaacccgtcgtgtgcgtgtgtatgtgtgtgtgtgttgacatcacTTGaagcatcactatcatacaatgttgtttgtttctagtcttctgtaaaaaacatgtctggccatgggggaaatatctttcttggaaacaggtgagggttggcaacaggaagggcatctggctgtaaaaattcTACTTCtataaattccatctgattcaTGTAAGCATGCAacggtggacattaaatgatggtgatgagtcCCTTCCATCTTTACAACAACCAAATAAATAATGTATCTTGTTACTAAATATACACCTtagcaaaataaattataaaaacaactAAATTTGCAGAACCATCCAACCCAGCTATAACATAAGACAGTTACAAAATGTTCTAGATCAACCCAACTCTGAGATGGAAAACAAGAATTCAAAACATTAGCTTTTCATTCTACAAAGCAAATTAATTCACAAAACTCTTGTACAAACTTTTCCCTATATATTACTTCATATTAATGCAGAGGATCACCAGATTCCTAAGATTCTGGATCTGACAATATCAAATGTTAGTGTACTACTACTAATAGATGGCATATTACACAGcagtataatactactactactagatgaTATATTACACTACTatgctaaggcagtgagctgatagaattgttagcatgctggacaaaatgcttagagcattttgtctatctttacattctgagttcaaattccaccaaagttaactgcctttcatctttttggggtcaataatattgagcactagggtcaatataatcaactaacccctaccccaaaatttcaggccttgtggctataatagaaaagatatcATACCACTATGCTACAGTGTATTCATTGTGGGTGGGGTAGGACAATGGAGTTGATAGAATGAAATAGTTCTGGTAAGATACTGATGGGGTACATAATGTATGGACATTGATGGAGTGGAATAGGGTGCTGATGATTGGTGTGATAGTTTAGGTCAGTGTTTCTTATGGGTGGGGACTACAAGAACTGAAAAAGGGGAGGATAAAAGGGAATAGACAATTATATATTGTACTTCGAACTTTATAATCTTGTCCAACTCCACAGCAAAGAAAGAACTATATAGATGCAAACTCAATTTTGTTTTCTCAATAATAAAGAGCACAGAAAAACTTCGCTAATGTTCTTTGTCAGAGTTTTAGGGTCTGCTATTTGTCAGTAAAAGAACTACTGGGTTAGGTTGAAGCATTAATAGGGTGAAGTAGGAGTCATGATATTGACATGGGTAGATAGGtctgtggtagtgatgatgggtgGGGGGTAGCTCTTCAATATTGGGTGGTTGAGGACTATTGATTGAATGTAATCCAAATATTATGATGTAATCTACATAATGGTTTGTAAAAATTAGTTGAGACAGGAAAACCCTAATCCCAGTTTCTGTTGATATTAAACAGTTTGAGAAACATCTCTCTCCATTCTGTTTTTTCATAGATTTCACCCAGAGAAGCATCTTAAGTCAAAACTACTGAATTTTACAGAGCACCTACGAAAAAAGAGTGATGAACTGTACCTCCCAACAGCACTTATATAGATAGAGCTAACTGGGCTGAGTCATTAAGGGTTAAGTGTCTCACACAGTGTAACACCAGTGATGCTATCTGAACCCTTGGACCCCTGATCAGCACACTATCAACTCATCCAACTGTAGCTCTCTCACAATAGTACAAACTTTAAAACTACCAATAGGGAAAAAATCACAAAGTTTATGGAAAAAGTTATTGAGTGAGGACTCACCGAAATATACTTTGGATTGAATATTTTATAACCTCAGGGTTTTTCGGATCCTGTGATACTTTCTGTCTTATATTTTGAAGCCAtttcttaaattaaaacaaaaataaaatactattatagCCATTTATTGTTAAAAGTGACACTCATTTATTTCGAAGTATTATTTCATCAAAAGTACAGTGTACTTAAGACAAGAGACTCCTAGGAACCAGTCAAAAAATTCAAGACTTTATCGTCTGCCAACAGAACAGCACTACATTATGTGTGCAACAAAGATGCTCAATGGAGGAAGAaaaaagtcaattatatcaacccagtatttgacttgtattatattttatcaactctggaaagatgagagataaagttgacctcatcagATTTGAcatcagaatgcaaagagtcaAAACCacaatgctgcaaggcattttcccAGTACTCTGAAGATTCTGCCAATCCATAACGTTTCCTCATTAAATAATAGCCAAGGAACAGTCCTTTGCCAAATGCTTCTTCTTCAAAACTGTCCATTTATGTATCCCTTCTTATCACTAACCTGCAACAACAGAACACCTAAACCATACTAACCTCAACCATTTATCCATAAGGGGCTTTGTTAAAATCAGTTATATCCATGTTACCTTGAGTAACAGAAAAAGCCCTAAGTCACATAGCAATACACAAGTATcatcatattgatatatatgtgaatagGTCAAGATATCTTAGCATGAAGCTATCTAATATCCATCATGAAAGCACAGGATATCTAACATCAAGATGCTTAGTATCTCTTACAAATGCCAAGGggctaaattaaaattaaatacaaggtatgaatgaaaacaaaaaacaacaaaactgaaaatagttCTGAAAATTAAAGACATCCTCACCACATCCATCTCATAATCTAATGTCTTTTTAAAGATTTGTTTGCGATTTTCTTGTTCTTTAGAAAGTTTTGTGGGTAAGGAAAAACGGctgcaaaaatacagaaaaattaacATTCATTCAGTGaacaaggtttatatatatatttgtagttaagAGGTTTGCAGAAATTTACAAAATTACAGAATAACTCTTCTATCTTAGTCAAAGCAACAGAAGACAAAAAgtcattgaaaataaaatcaaatatattaaatatttaattcaacaCTATCATTTCCTGCAT
Protein-coding sequences here:
- the LOC106882636 gene encoding VPS9 domain-containing protein 1 isoform X2, translated to MMSIANKLWLSFTNTDGGILIRNVLNRYVTLGQQCMERISIILEKVEGSPTQALPSKNLKSSRITLSNENLAPLSTLHNSSVNTYTKPVDMSPMAAAQKQNQQLLFAYKARMAQQNQGRKQHDLALTLQRKMVENIAIAKAREISLAKKMNERQKRLEKEATCRFSLPTKLSKEQENRKQIFKKTLDYEMDVKWLQNIRQKVSQDPKNPEVIKYSIQSIFRCVDHPLTALLNKYQQKVLRNLLRLTQSRSFEVSQIKVPLNVHKNTSGLQLEGDSSKSTGELAFTKQTPSLEDTSSNDDSGVQENRTACDRNEQEAGKQSNEPFSEDKKVEDNITDSTYMKDMEDDTLEDIIISNKEQLLTALEVSDEMQENLIQEQKMLNKVKLKAVNPAQFTETSKDEESDDMGSSSFDESSLLKSYSSSEVIDESVYILKLTDEAYQRHLHNISKDILLYNEKIMKMFIVCYEELDSGEGRDQIYACIEEMFFKPIWPHLLLLFRIVHRDEEYKAAQVMTDYQNVMPQDVDVAPNLCLEQSSTSGQFPYQSAVEELRSVKDLTTPLMKMECLVRVIRQVCQCIADYQHPSHSGVKSNIEDHAPSVGADDLLPILHYVLIRSELPELVSECAAIEELIHEGYLLGEGGYCLTSFQTALGYLTSLSSEKVFHTLPGN
- the LOC106882636 gene encoding VPS9 domain-containing protein 1 isoform X1, with the translated sequence MDRSELNAVLKNVHDALRLDEDNKFMEAYGKYVECMMSIANKLWLSFTNTDGGILIRNVLNRYVTLGQQCMERISIILEKVEGSPTQALPSKNLKSSRITLSNENLAPLSTLHNSSVNTYTKPVDMSPMAAAQKQNQQLLFAYKARMAQQNQGRKQHDLALTLQRKMVENIAIAKAREISLAKKMNERQKRLEKEATCRFSLPTKLSKEQENRKQIFKKTLDYEMDVKWLQNIRQKVSQDPKNPEVIKYSIQSIFRCVDHPLTALLNKYQQKVLRNLLRLTQSRSFEVSQIKVPLNVHKNTSGLQLEGDSSKSTGELAFTKQTPSLEDTSSNDDSGVQENRTACDRNEQEAGKQSNEPFSEDKKVEDNITDSTYMKDMEDDTLEDIIISNKEQLLTALEVSDEMQENLIQEQKMLNKVKLKAVNPAQFTETSKDEESDDMGSSSFDESSLLKSYSSSEVIDESVYILKLTDEAYQRHLHNISKDILLYNEKIMKMFIVCYEELDSGEGRDQIYACIEEMFFKPIWPHLLLLFRIVHRDEEYKAAQVMTDYQNVMPQDVDVAPNLCLEQSSTSGQFPYQSAVEELRSVKDLTTPLMKMECLVRVIRQVCQCIADYQHPSHSGVKSNIEDHAPSVGADDLLPILHYVLIRSELPELVSECAAIEELIHEGYLLGEGGYCLTSFQTALGYLTSLSSEKVFHTLPGN
- the LOC106882636 gene encoding VPS9 domain-containing protein 1 isoform X3 encodes the protein MSPMAAAQKQNQQLLFAYKARMAQQNQGRKQHDLALTLQRKMVENIAIAKAREISLAKKMNERQKRLEKEATCRFSLPTKLSKEQENRKQIFKKTLDYEMDVKWLQNIRQKVSQDPKNPEVIKYSIQSIFRCVDHPLTALLNKYQQKVLRNLLRLTQSRSFEVSQIKVPLNVHKNTSGLQLEGDSSKSTGELAFTKQTPSLEDTSSNDDSGVQENRTACDRNEQEAGKQSNEPFSEDKKVEDNITDSTYMKDMEDDTLEDIIISNKEQLLTALEVSDEMQENLIQEQKMLNKVKLKAVNPAQFTETSKDEESDDMGSSSFDESSLLKSYSSSEVIDESVYILKLTDEAYQRHLHNISKDILLYNEKIMKMFIVCYEELDSGEGRDQIYACIEEMFFKPIWPHLLLLFRIVHRDEEYKAAQVMTDYQNVMPQDVDVAPNLCLEQSSTSGQFPYQSAVEELRSVKDLTTPLMKMECLVRVIRQVCQCIADYQHPSHSGVKSNIEDHAPSVGADDLLPILHYVLIRSELPELVSECAAIEELIHEGYLLGEGGYCLTSFQTALGYLTSLSSEKVFHTLPGN